The DNA region CGAAGGCCAACCAGTCGAGCACTTCCTGCAGAGCATAGGGAAGTAGTTGCGATGCCGTGACGTTGCGGCTGCCTGGCACTGATGAGCTATAAGGCTGATTGAACTCTGCTGGTAGGTCGCGGCAATTGCCGGAAATTCCGGGCGCGTGGCACCCTCGAGGTCTGAGCATGGGAGTGGACACTCCTCGGGCCGTCTTCACCTCGACGCGCCCCTGACGGCTGTGATCGTGAGGGCCCGAGTGTCGCATCTTTTCAGAAAAAAGTGAAATCCGCCCAAAGGACGGGTAAGATAGCCCCCGAGGGAACTGGGTGATGTCTGTGGCGACCCGAGACAGGCCGTGGCAAACGACGGGGGAGGCGCGTAGCTCCTACGTCCGAACCATGTTCTCGGACATCGCCCCGGTCTACGACCTCATCAACACGGTCATGACGGCTGGCTCCCACCGGCGTTGGCGCCGCCAAGCCGTTCGACTTCTTCCGCTCATCCCAGGAGAGCGCGCCCTCGATCTCTGTTGTGGTACCGGCGACTTCGCCTTCGATCTGAAGGCAGCGGGTGCCGGTCTGGTGCTCGGCGTGGACTTCGCGCAGCCCATGCTCACCATCGCCAAGCGCAAATCGGCGGGAACGGCACTGCGCTGGGCCATGGCGGATGCTCTCCGTCTCCCGCTCGCTGACGGCAGCGTGCACGCCATCACCGTCGGCTGGGGGCTGAGGAACATGGCAGACATCCCCGCAGGCCTCCGTGAGATGCACCGGGTGCTCGCCGATGGCGGCCGCTTCGTGGTATTGGACATCGCCCGTCCCAATGGACTGCTCGCTCGCCCCGCCCGGTTCTACTTCTATCGCGTGGTGCCGCTCATCGGCGCAGCGCTGGGCTGGAAGAGTGCGTACACTTACCTGCCCAACTCGCTCGACCACTTTCCCGATCGCGTGGAGTTGAAACGGCTCACCCTCGAAGCAGGCTTTCGCGAGGCAGAAACGCACGACCTGGCCTTCGGGATGCTCACCGTATTGCGAGGCGTGAAGTGAGCGCGGTTCCATGCCTGGACGCACTCCAGTCCGCCGCGCCACCTTGGCTGATGCAGGCAGTCTCCGACGACATCGCCGCCGTGGAGTTCCTGATTGGTCGCGAGATCCACTCCCATCTACCCACCGTCGAGAACGCAGCACGCAACATCTTCACCGCGGGCGGAAAGCGCCTGCGTCCCGCCATCGTCAGCCTCGCCGCCCGTGCAACCGGAAACCCATTCAAATCCACCCGCGTGCATCTCATAGGCGCCGCCATGGAGATGGTGCACATGGCTACCCTGATCCACGACGACGTGATTGACGAAAGCCACACGCGCCGCGGCCGTCCCACCGCCAACGCCCTCTACGGCAATCGCATCGGTGTACTCGCCGGCGACGTGCTGCTCAGCAAGGCAATGCGCCTGCTAGCCATGGACGACGACCTCGGCCTGATGCGGATGGTGGCCGAAGCCGTGGTGGCGATGAGCGAAGGGGAGGTGGCCGAAGTCGAGTCGCTCGGATGCCTCGACCTAAGTCCCCAGAGGCACCTCGAGATCGTTCGGAAGAAGACCGCGGTGTTCGTAGAAGCGTGTTGTCGGGCGGGAGCGCGAATTGGTGGCGCTGACGAGGCAGCGGAGGAGATGCTTGGCCGATACGGTCACCACGTCGGAATGGCGTTCCAACTCGCTGATGACATCTTAGACTTCCGCGGCGACCCCGAGAAGATCGGAAAGGCGGTCGGCGGCGACT from Fimbriimonadia bacterium includes:
- the ubiE gene encoding bifunctional demethylmenaquinone methyltransferase/2-methoxy-6-polyprenyl-1,4-benzoquinol methylase UbiE; this encodes MSVATRDRPWQTTGEARSSYVRTMFSDIAPVYDLINTVMTAGSHRRWRRQAVRLLPLIPGERALDLCCGTGDFAFDLKAAGAGLVLGVDFAQPMLTIAKRKSAGTALRWAMADALRLPLADGSVHAITVGWGLRNMADIPAGLREMHRVLADGGRFVVLDIARPNGLLARPARFYFYRVVPLIGAALGWKSAYTYLPNSLDHFPDRVELKRLTLEAGFREAETHDLAFGMLTVLRGVK
- a CDS encoding polyprenyl synthetase family protein is translated as MSAVPCLDALQSAAPPWLMQAVSDDIAAVEFLIGREIHSHLPTVENAARNIFTAGGKRLRPAIVSLAARATGNPFKSTRVHLIGAAMEMVHMATLIHDDVIDESHTRRGRPTANALYGNRIGVLAGDVLLSKAMRLLAMDDDLGLMRMVAEAVVAMSEGEVAEVESLGCLDLSPQRHLEIVRKKTAVFVEACCRAGARIGGADEAAEEMLGRYGHHVGMAFQLADDILDFRGDPEKIGKAVGGDFREGCPTLPVIHALVSAPDSDRDILRRQFGRDADNGRMNEVIGMIERSGGFERAHELAVAHVQSAMASLSPLPETPASACLARIADFVVSRDR